CACACTTTCCAGGATTGCACGGTGTACATGCACCGATGTACTACGTAGCATTAATGACGTTTATATTAATTGTATCATCGGTAACTATGGTGTTAGCGGTAGATGCTGGTCACAAAATGCAGCAAAAAAAGGTAGCTTGGTATATGTTTGCTACGATAGTTTTTGGTTTGATTTTCGTTGGGTCTCAGGCTTGGGAATGGAAAAACTTTATTAATGGTTCTTATGGTGCTGTTAAAACTACTGATAATCATATTTTACAATTTGTAAAAGATGGTCATCAAATTGCTTTAGCAGATTTTGTCCATAATGACAGAAAAGATGAAAGAGTTCAGCATCAAAGAGAAAATGGATTGTGGTTTGAAAAAGAAGCAACAATTTCTCAGTATTCAGTAGCTCAAGTGCAGGAAGCTTTTAAAGCAGATCCATCTTTATTAATTAGAATAGAGAAAATTAATCCTGAAACTAAACAAAAAATTATTTTATCTAGAGAAGAGAGTTTAGTTCATTTAGGTAAAGCTAATATGGTTGTTGAAGGAGCTAATTTACACGTTAATGAGTATGGGAATCCAATTTTTGCAGACTTCTTTTTCTTTATTACAGGATTCCACGGATTCCACGTATTCTCAGGAATAGTAATCAATATTATCATTTTCTTTAATGTCGTGTTAGGTACGTATGAGCGTAGAGGACACTACGAAATGGTAGAAAAAGTAGGTTTATATTGGCACTTTGTAGATTTAGTTTGGGTATTTGTATTTACTTTCTT
The nucleotide sequence above comes from Tenacibaculum singaporense. Encoded proteins:
- a CDS encoding cytochrome c oxidase subunit 3 produces the protein MGANIAVNSDNKETWSGGGVKPFGASYGKMMMWFFIVSDALTFSGFLAAYGLTRFKFIDSWPIADEVFTHFPGLHGVHAPMYYVALMTFILIVSSVTMVLAVDAGHKMQQKKVAWYMFATIVFGLIFVGSQAWEWKNFINGSYGAVKTTDNHILQFVKDGHQIALADFVHNDRKDERVQHQRENGLWFEKEATISQYSVAQVQEAFKADPSLLIRIEKINPETKQKIILSREESLVHLGKANMVVEGANLHVNEYGNPIFADFFFFITGFHGFHVFSGIVINIIIFFNVVLGTYERRGHYEMVEKVGLYWHFVDLVWVFVFTFFYLV